DNA from Polaribacter sp. NJDZ03:
CCTTTTGCCAAAGCTACTGCTAAACCCAATACTGCAAAAATTCCGCCACCAACCATTCCTCCAATTCCAATTGAAATAGCTTCTTTTAAACTTAGTTTATTACTCATTTATATAGAAAATTTTTAAATGTAACAAGTGGTAAAGATTCTTAGAAGGTTTAAGCTTTTGTAAATAGGCTAATAAGAGCTTTTAGTACTGGTAATTAACCTATTAGAAAAGATTTTAAACAAACCAAAAATTATTTTTTTGAATACTTAAAAGTAGGAATTTTAAAACTTCTTTAAGCTAAAAAAACCTCACATTTTGTGAGGTTTTTATTTTTTTTATTGAAAATAAACATATTATTTTCCAGCTTTATCAACAATTAATCTTGTTTCTCTATTGGCAATTTCCCATGCTGTATGAAAAACTAAACGAGTTCTTTTTGCTAATAACTCATATTCAATTTTATCAGGTGTATCAGAAGGTTTATGATAATCTTCATGCGTACCATTAAAATAAAAGATAACAGGTATGTTGTGTTTTGCAAAGTTATAATGATCAGATCTGTAATAAAAACGATTTGGGTCGTTCTCATCATTATAGGTATAATCTAAATTAATATTGGTATACTTTGTATTAACGCTTTCAGAAACTTGGTGAAGCTCTGTACTCAATTTATCTGCGCCAATTAAATAGATGTAGTTAGGGTCTGTTTTATGTGCGTCATCAATTCTACCAATCATATCAATATTTAAATCACATACGGTGTTTTCTAAAGGAAAAATAGGGTTTTCTGTATAGTACTTAGAACCTAACAGACCTTTTTCTTCTCCGGTAACATGTAAAAATAATACAGATCTTTTAGGACCTTTACCTGCTTTTGCTGCTTCTTTAAAAGCTTCTGCTATCTCTAAAATAGCCATAGAACCAGAACCATCATCATCTGCACCGTTGTAAATTTCGCCATTTTTTACTCCTTCATGATCTAAATGTGCAGAAATAACTACAATTTCATCTGGTTTTTCAGTTCCTTTTATAAACGCTAAAACATTTTCTGAATCTTTTAAAGTAGTTCCTCTAGAGTTTTTGTTTAAAAATTCTGCAGGTACTTCTTGGTAATAGTTGTCTCCGCCTAATGGAGAAGCAATTCCTTGACTTACATAAAAATCTTTTAAATATTGAATTGCTTTTTTTTGTCCAGGTTCTCCTGTATTTCTTCCTTCAAATTCATCCGAAGCAAAAATATATAAATGCGTTTTTAGGTTTTCCGCAGTAATT
Protein-coding regions in this window:
- a CDS encoding M28 family metallopeptidase yields the protein MKKILYTFGLFFLMACSSSQNAYKEDKNTDYAAKFAETITAENLKTHLYIFASDEFEGRNTGEPGQKKAIQYLKDFYVSQGIASPLGGDNYYQEVPAEFLNKNSRGTTLKDSENVLAFIKGTEKPDEIVVISAHLDHEGVKNGEIYNGADDDGSGSMAILEIAEAFKEAAKAGKGPKRSVLFLHVTGEEKGLLGSKYYTENPIFPLENTVCDLNIDMIGRIDDAHKTDPNYIYLIGADKLSTELHQVSESVNTKYTNINLDYTYNDENDPNRFYYRSDHYNFAKHNIPVIFYFNGTHEDYHKPSDTPDKIEYELLAKRTRLVFHTAWEIANRETRLIVDKAGK